CGCACTCCTTCGAGCTCACCCTGCCCGGTGAGACCCTCGTCCCGGCCGCCGGGGTGACCGCCGTCGGCGTCCTGCCCTCGCATCGGCGCCAGGGCGTGCTCAGCGCGATGATGCGGCAGCAGCTCGCCGAGCTGCGGGCCCGCGGGGAGTTCCTCTCTGTTCAAGCACGTCCCGCCCGAGCACCCGCTGCGCTGGCAGTTCGCGGACTTCCGCGCCGGTGAGGTGAGTGGGGACACCGACTGGCTCTGGGTGCGGCTGCTGGATGTCCCGCGTGCTCTGACCGCGCGCGGCTGGTTCATGGACGGCGAGCTCGTCCTCGACGTCGAGGACCCGTTCCTCGGCGAGCACGGCCGCTACCTGCTGACCGTCCGGGACAGCAAGGCCGACTGCGTCCCGACGGACCGGGAGCCCGACCTGTCCCTGGACGTGCGCGACCTGGGCTCGGTCTACCTGGGCGGCACCGCCCCGAGCACACTTGTACGTGCCGGACACATCCGGGCCCACCGCCCGGGCGCGGCCACCCTCGCTGACGTCCTCTTCCGCGCCGAGCGCCCCCCGCACTGCCTGCACTGGTTCTGACCGCGCGCTCGCCGATCGTGCACAAGTCTCGTCAGCCGGACTAGCAGCACGGTGACGTCCTCGTTGCCCTCCACGCGTTCTGCGGGACCTGGTCGATGGTGCCCGAACCGGCGAACTGCGCTGTCGTGGCGGGCAATTCGTCAACTTTGAGGCCGAAGACACCTGCGCAGGACGCCGGCTATCCGTCCATGAAGCCCATCCGGGCTGACGGTCCCGAGCTCGGCCAACGCTGAGGTCGACATCTCCGAGGTGCTGAACTACGGCTGCAGCCGCTGCTGGTCCCCCTGGGGCGTACCGTGACAGGAAACGACCCCATTCCCCCTGGGGATGGTGTGGGTGCCGACGGAGGAGGGGGCCGTCTCGTCCCGCCCTGATGCGGACGATTGAGGGCCGCACCCGGGCGTGCAGAGACACCTCGCTCTCTGCGTGGTCCAGGAGCCCCGGGGGGCGCCCTCTTCGGGGCGGCCAGGCGGCTCCGAGGGATATCTCGCCTGGTGAGCTCGCCGTCGGCAACGGCACCCAGAAGCGAAGCGACGAGAAACAGACTCTCGATGACTCACGCCGACCGGCGCACTGAGCTGCACCTTTGCCCGGTCGCTACGTAGGGGCCCAAGAGACCGGAACGGCACGGCCTCGCCGGCACCACCATGCCGGTCCCAGCGGGCGTACCGTCGTGCCAGAGGAAGCCGAACCAGTCTGGGTGGCGATGAAGGACCAGGACGATGAAGGAACCGGGCAGTGAGCCAGACCGCCTGCGCGTACGCACCGGTGCTGAACCGTCCACCGAGGCAGAAGCGACGGACACCAGCGCGCGGACAGCTGAGCTGCGGGCCGCGCTCGACAGCATCCGCAGCATCCGTCACCTCACCAACCTTGGTGCCAATCCGGAGGCGCGCCCTGCCGAGTGGGAGCGGCGCCGGTTGCTGCGCACGGTAAGCCTGCTGCTGGAAGCCGAAGGCATACCCCCCTCAGCCGCCGGTGAGAGCGGCGATCCGGTGCGGACTGGCTACCGCACATGCGAAGGGGACCGGCTTGCAACGGTGTTGGTGTGCTGGGTGGGGCCGAGGGGGAGCGGCACGCGTTACCAGGATCAAGAGCACCTTCGGCGGTGCCAGGAAGTACTGCGCAGCTGGGGTTTCGAGGCGCTGGAGGTCCGTGGTCCCGGCGGCCGCCGCTACCTGGAGGTCGAGGCCAGTCGCGCTTGAAGGCGGCAACCTGGCGCGGACGTCTGTCGACCGCCGCGGCGTACGCCGGCTACCCGCCAGCCTGCGCCGACCTCGATCTGTTCTGCAGATCCGCCGGTCCCGTCAGTGGCCTGCCCGGCCCTCCTAGCCCTCGGCTTGGGTGGGTGGTGGTGACTTGTGCAGTTTCGTTGAGATCACGAAGCCCCGACTACATCAAGGCGCCGGCGCCACCCGTTGAGGCGGTGATGCACCGCTCGGTGTTGTTGCGCTCGGTGTTGTTGCGCTGCTGTTAGGTCTCGGGGTGAGGCACGTGGGTGGCTCTCCCAGGTGCGAGGCCGCTGGGAAGAGCGGGCGACGACCGATGAGTTTCTCCGTGATCCGCAGTCAGAGAACACGGTTGGTGCGCTGCAGCCGCGAGTGTGGTCCAATCGCGCACCGACTGGATCTGCTGAGAACCAGACACGAGACACCGAGGAAACTTAGATGCGCACTCTGATCAGCACCGCCTTCATATCGCTCGACGGTGTCGTGGAGGCCCCGGGCGGCGAGCCCGGTTACCGAAACTCGGGGTGGACCTTCAAGGAGGTCGAGTTCCTCCCCCAGGCATTCGACCTCAAGGGCCGGGAGCAGAAGGAAGCCACCGCGATGCTGATGGGCCGGACCAGCTACGAGGCGTTCAGCCCGGTGTGGCCCGGCATGGAGGACTTCGCCGATTACAAGGTGATGCCGAAGTACGTCGTCTCCACCACCCTTACCAAGGACGACCTGGTGTCGAACTGGGGCGAGACGACGCTTCTGCGCTCACTCGACGAGGTCGCCGCGCTGAAGGAGACGGAGGGCGGGCCGATCATCGTCCATGGCAGCGCCTCCCTGAACCAAGCCCTCTCGGATGCCGGCCTGATCGACCGTTACCACCTGATCGTCTTCCCGCTGCTGCTCGGTGCGGGCAAGCGGCTCTTCAGCGCCACGGACAAGGACACACAGAAGCTGAAGCTCGTCGAGCACGAGGTCTACGCCAACGGCCTGCAGAAGAACGTCTTCGACGTCGTCCACTGACACGGCTCCCGCACTTGCCCTCACCTGCTTCCTTTCCCCAACTGGCCGCCACTGCCTCTGTCTTGCCTATCAGCGCGCCGACAGGCAGGAGCGCCAAGCGGCGGAGGCGAGCTGGTGGACCACGCGGAGCAGCGGCTCGCGCATCGGGCGTCTTCCATGACGGCACGCCAGAGTTCTCGCGTGCCAGGACGCCTCCCTCGCGGCCCGATACTCGCTTGGACGGGCTCGGCTCGTCCCGGCCCGCGCCGGAAAGGAGTGCCGGGATACGCCCCGGTTCCGTAGCGGGACGTAGTACGGCCGGGGGTCGCACCCGCCAGGCTGGGCACGGCTGCCCGGCGCCTGGGCGGCCAGCGGGAGCGTTGGCCCTTGCCCACGGAGCATTGGCCCTTGCCCAGGGTGCGTAGCGCGGGCCAGTCATGTCGGAATGTTGCTGGGGCAGGTCTTCGATGTGTCCGGTGGAGCACCGGGGCACATGCACATTGCCGGCCCGGGTGGCACCGCACGGCATACGGCCGTCGGGCACCGGCTCGAACTACCCCTGGCAGCGCATCCACTCGAAGCCGACCCTGCACCCACCCGAATTCGTTGTTGGTGGCGCTGGAGTGCTGCAGGGGTCGGACGGTGCCGCGCACGGCAGTTCGTGGCGCCTGCGGCTGCAGTTCCTACCCGCTGACGGTTGCCGGGGGCGGGGTCCAGCGGTTTGCGGCCGGCACGGTGCTGCTGACACCGAAGTCCTTCTTGAGCTGTTCGGGGATGGCGTAGTGCATGACGCGGCCGCGGGTGAGGGAGCTGAGTTCGAAGAGGGTGGTGATGTGGCCGAGGCGGTCCAGGGCCCAGGCTCCGAAGGGGGATCTGTCCTCGATCGTCTCGAAGATACTGAGCAGCGCGGGCGCGGCTTTGACAGCGGTGTCCCAGGGGGTCCGGGGAACCTGGAGCCAGTCGGCGCAGGTGTCGCCGATGAGATAGCGGATAAGGGCGCCGACGAGGGGGTCGAAGAAGGTGCCGGGGACGACGTCTTCATAGAGGTCGATGAGCTGGCGGGTGAGCTGAGCGCCTTCCTCGGACGGCCCCATGTGCCGGGTCATGTACAGGTCGGAGAACTCGCGGGCGGCCTCGAGGTCCTTGGGCACCTGGTTCTGGTCGATGCCCAGCATGGCGCCGACGACCCGCCAGGCGTAGTAGTAGGCGTCGGCGCCTTCGGTGTTCATGTGGATGCCGAGTCGGTGCAGGGCGTCCAGGACCTGGAGGGAAAACATCATCTGCCCGCCGATCATGTCCTCCTGGCAGATCGGTGTACCCAGGCCGGCGGTGTCCCACTGGTTTTCGCGTGTGAGGTGGTGGCGGATGGAGGCGTGCAGCAGGCGGACCTTCTGGGCGGCGGGGAGGAAACGGCTGCCGGCCTCGAACGCGTCGGGCTGCATGAGGTAGACGGTGAATTGCCCGGTCTCCGCCATCCGTTTGGAGGGGTACTTCAGCGCATGGGTGGCCGACAGCAGTTTCGCGACGTGCGGCACGACGTAGCAGGCGGGCATGGAGGCGAAGGACAAGGCGGTGGAGATGTGCACGTTGTTGTCGATGAAGAACAGCCGGGCCCTCTCCATCTCGTCCCAGTCCACCCAGGCAGGGGGAGCGCTGGTCTCATGCAGGTACTCCCGGGCCACTCCCGGCAGGCCCTCGGGCAGTTCCTGGCCGGCGGTGGAGACGTAACGCATGAGGGAGTTGAATTTGCCCACCTCGCCG
This Streptomyces decoyicus DNA region includes the following protein-coding sequences:
- a CDS encoding oxygenase MpaB family protein, which encodes MTYTQASMDALRRAGDELADATVATLFERGEVGKFNSLMRYVSTAGQELPEGLPGVAREYLHETSAPPAWVDWDEMERARLFFIDNNVHISTALSFASMPACYVVPHVAKLLSATHALKYPSKRMAETGQFTVYLMQPDAFEAGSRFLPAAQKVRLLHASIRHHLTRENQWDTAGLGTPICQEDMIGGQMMFSLQVLDALHRLGIHMNTEGADAYYYAWRVVGAMLGIDQNQVPKDLEAAREFSDLYMTRHMGPSEEGAQLTRQLIDLYEDVVPGTFFDPLVGALIRYLIGDTCADWLQVPRTPWDTAVKAAPALLSIFETIEDRSPFGAWALDRLGHITTLFELSSLTRGRVMHYAIPEQLKKDFGVSSTVPAANRWTPPPATVSG
- a CDS encoding dihydrofolate reductase family protein yields the protein MRTLISTAFISLDGVVEAPGGEPGYRNSGWTFKEVEFLPQAFDLKGREQKEATAMLMGRTSYEAFSPVWPGMEDFADYKVMPKYVVSTTLTKDDLVSNWGETTLLRSLDEVAALKETEGGPIIVHGSASLNQALSDAGLIDRYHLIVFPLLLGAGKRLFSATDKDTQKLKLVEHEVYANGLQKNVFDVVH